One genomic segment of Primulina tabacum isolate GXHZ01 chromosome 9, ASM2559414v2, whole genome shotgun sequence includes these proteins:
- the LOC142555061 gene encoding RNA-dependent RNA polymerase 6 has protein sequence MESGNLDKEMIVTQISVGGLENYVTAKMLLDYFEDNIGLVWRCRLKTSSTPPESYPNYEIDAKNVQNKNGYVKVEPHAFVHFAVSHSAKAALDAAANGKLVLGSKLLKVSLGAENPHRLNERRRTTTPLKLSDVNLEIGLLRSRDEFIVGWRGPSTGVDFLVDPFSGTCKVLFTRDTAFTVKGEARHSVVKCNFKIEFLPREVKEIRQFRDFSSLIILLQLASAPVIFYRTADDDIEESVPFDLLDDDDPWIRTTDFTPSGAIGRCNTYRISVRPRNGPSLSKALDYLQKRRIPVLEESPRKQLRIQDEPDFGVPMADPFFSLHFKEGLSFKVLFLVNAVMHKFIINQHQMTQNFFDLLRRQPEDFNIISLKHMCSYKRPLDDASKGLELVHIWLLKNPKLLERPHEMDDIVEVRRLIITPSTAYCLPPEVELSNRVLRKYRNIADRFLRVSFMDEAMQTLNKNVLSYYAASIVRDITSNSSQQRTTMFKRVKDILVQGFYLCGRKYCFLAFSANQLRDRSAWFFAEDEDTGVRVTDIKKWMGRFTNRNVAKCAARMGQCFSSTYATVEVPSSKVESSIVDIKRNGYVFSDGIGMISDDLAMDVAEKLQLTVNPPCAYQIRYAGYKGVVACWPAKPDGKSLYLRPSMKKFESNHTMLEICSWTRFQPGFLNRQIVTLLSALNVEDNVFWNMQETMVSRLDQMLEDIDMAFDVVTSSCTDQGNTSAIMLAAGFKPKTEPHLQGMLTSIRAAQLGDLREKARIFVSSGRWLMGCLDELGLVEQGQCFIQVSNPSLEDCFVKHGVQFSNSKKKLQVITGIVAIAKNPCLHPGDVRILEAIDVPELRHLYDCLVFPQLGDRPHTDEASGSDLDGDLYFVGWDKNLIPPSKRSSPAMEYAPGEVKELPRDVKHSDIIDFFTKNMVNESLGAICNAHVVHADICELGALDEKCIKLAELAATAVDFPKTGKIVTMPAELKPKMYPDFMGKEPFHSYDSKKILGKLYRRIKDFYDKDSIGPSEPSSASENNIPYDQDLEIQGFESFIADAWNCKCLYDSQLAGLLGQYKVNREEEVVTGHIWSMPKYSGKKQGELKERLKHAYSTLRKEFRKVFETTVDPNFDHLSDDEKNAMYEKKASAWYQVTYHKRWVKKSKELQVVDDTGKTVMLSFAWIAADYLARIKIKRRRTENDISSKPIDYLGRYLVDKI, from the exons ATGGAATCTGGGAATTTGGATAAAGAGATGATTGTTACTCAAATTAGTGTTGGTGGGCTGGAAAACTATGTCACTGCTAAAATGCTTCTGGATTACTTCGAAGATAACATTGGATTAGTGTGGAGGTGCCGGTTGAAGACTTCCTCCACTCCACCAGAGTCATATCCCAATTATGAGATTGATGCCAAGAATGTACAGAATAAGAATGGCTATGTAAAGGTTGAACCCCATGCATTTGTGCACTTTGCTGTTTCACATTCAGCAAAAGCCGCCCTTGATGCTGCAGCTAATGGGAAGCTTGTACTGGGAAGTAAACTTTTGAAGGTTAGTTTGGGGGCGGAAAATCCTCATAGGTTGAATGAGAGGAGAAGAACTACTACTCCATTAAAGTTATCGGATGTGAATCTTGAGATTGGATTGTTGAGGAGCAGAGATGAGTTCATTGTGGGTTGGAGGGGGCCTAGTACTGGGGTTGATTTTTTGGTGGATCCTTTCAGTGGGACGTGCAAAGTATTATTCACTAGGGATACTGCTTTCACCGTCAAAGGTGAAGCCAGACATTCTGTGGTGAAGTGTAATTTCAAAATTGAATTCTTGCCCAGAGAAGTCAAAGAGATaaggcagttcagagatttctCTTCTTTGATAATTTTGTTGCAGCTAGCTTCAGCACCCGTAATTTTCTATAGAACTGCAGATGATGATATTGAAGAATCAGTCCCTTTTGATCTATTGGATGATGACGATCCATGGATCCGAACCACAGACTTCACACCTAGTGGGGCAATCGGTAGGTGCAACACTTATCGGATTTCAGTTCGCCCCAGAAACGGCCCAAGCCTATCGAAGGCCTTGGATTATCTGCAAAAACGCAGGATACCAGTTCTAGAGGAGAGTCCGAGGAAGCAACTTCGAATTCAGGATGAACCTGATTTTGGGGTTCCCATGGCAGATCCATTTTTCTCTTTACATTTCAAGGAAGGTCTATCCTTCAAGGTTCTTTTTTTGGTGAATGCTGTTATGCACAAATTCATCATCAACCAACACCAAATGACCCAAAATTTTTTTGATCTTTTGAGAAGGCAACCAGAGGACTTCAATATAATTTCTCTGAAGCACATGTGTTCGTATAAGCGCCCCCTTGATGATGCTTCCAAGGGCCTGGAATTGGTTCATATATGGCTGTTGAAGAACCCCAAGCTCCTTGAAAGGCCACATGAAATGGACGATATTGTTGAAGTTCGAAGACTGATCATAACTCCAAGCACAGCTTACTGTCTTCCCCCAGAAGTAGAACTGTCGAACAGAGTATTGAGGAAGTACAGAAATATAGCAGACCGATTCTTACGAGTCTCTTTTATGGATGAAGCAATGCAGACCCTTAATAAAAATGTTCTCAGTTACTATGCCGCTTCTATAGTTAGGGACATTACCTCAAATTCCAGCCAACAAAGAACCACAATGTTCAAAAGGGTGAAGGATATTTTAGTCCAAGGGTTCTATTTGTGTGGTCGGAAATACTGTTTTCTGGCATTTTCGGCGAATCAGTTGCGAGACCGGTCAGCCTGGTTTTTTGCAGAAGACGAAGATACCGGGGTTCGGGTTACCGACATTAAGAAATGGATGGGAAGGTTTACTAACCGGAATGTTGCAAAATGTGCCGCCAGAATGGGGCAATGCTTCTCTTCAACTTATGCTACAGTGGAAGTTCCATCAAGCAAAGTTGAGTCATCTATTGTTGATATTAAAAGAAATGGTTATGTTTTCTCTGATGGTATTGGAATGATATCAGATGATCTTGCAATGGATGTCGCGGAGAAACTTCAGTTGACTGTGAACCCTCCGTGCGCATATCAAATCAGGTATGCAGGTTACAAAGGTGTTGTTGCATGTTGGCCTGCAAAACCTGATGGGAAATCCTTATATCTCAGACCTAGCATGAAGAAATTTGAGTCGAATCACACCATGCTTGAAATCTGTTCTTGGACTAGGTTCCAGCCTGGTTTTCTGAACCGACAGATAGTCACACTACTTTCTGCTCTGAATGTTGAAGATAATGTATTCTGGAACATGCAAGAAACTATGGTTTCAAGACTTGATCAGATGCTTGAAGACATAGACATGGCTTTTGACGTAGTTACTTCTTCGTGTACTGATCAAGGAAACACATCTGCAATTATGTTAGCTGCTGGTTTCAAGCCTAAAACTGAACCTCATTTGCAAGGGATGCTAACTAGCATCAGAGCTGCCCAGTTGGGGGACCTCAGGGAAAAAGCAAGAATTTTTGTTTCTTCCGGAAGGTGGTTGATGGGCTGTCTTGATGAACTTGGTTTAGTTGAACAGGGACAATGCTTCATCCAAGTCTCCAACCCATCATTAGAAGATTGTTTCGTGAAGCACGGAGTCCAGTTTTCTAATTCTAAAAAGAAGTTACAAGTGATCACGGGCATCGTTGCAATTGCAAAGAACCCTTGTCTCCATCCCGGAGATGTAAGGATTCTGGAGGCAATTGATGTTCCAGAATTGCGTCATTTGTATGATTGTCTTGTCTTCCCTCAACTGGGAGATAGACCTCATACCGATGAAGCATCGGGGAGTGATCTTGATGGGGATTTGTATTTTGTTGGTTGGGACAAGAATCTCATTCCTCCAAGTAAGAGAAGCTCACCTGCAATGGAGTATGCACCCGGAGAAGTGAAAGAATTGCCACGTGACGTGAAACATTCG GACATAATCGATTTCTTCACGAAGAACATGGTGAACGAAAGTCTAGGTGCGATCTGCAATGCTCATGTCGTTCATGCAGATATTTGCGAACTTGGTGCCTTGGATGAGAAGTGCATCAAATTGGCTGAGCTTGCCGCTACTGCTGTGGATTTCCCGAAAACGGGAAAAATAGTGACTATGCCAGCTGAACTTAAGCCAAAAATGTATCCTGATTTTATGGGGAAAGAGCCATTCCATTCTTATGATTCCAAAAAGATTTTAGGTAAACTGTACCGCaggattaaagatttttacgataAAGATAGCATAGGCCCTTCTGAACCGTCATCTGCATCGGAAAACAACATTCCCTATGACCAGGACCTTGAGATCCAAGGTTTTGAAAGTTTTATCGCTGACGCATGGAACTGTAAGTGTTTGTACGACAGTCAGTTGGCTGGTCTTTTAGGTCAGTACAAAGTAAACCGAGAAGAAGAGGTTGTTACCGGTCACATATGGTCCATGCCAAAGTACAGTGGTAAGAAACAAGGGGAATTGAAGGAAAGACTTAAGCATGCGTACAGCACTTTGAGGAAGGAATTCAGGAAAGTTTTCGAGACGACGGTTGACCCGAATTTTGATCATCTTTCTGATGATGAAAAAAATGCTATGTATGAAAAGAAGGCATCTGCTTGGTATCAGGTTACATATCACAAAAGATGGGTTAAAAAGAGTAAGGAGTTACAAGTGGTGGATGATACTGGAAAGACCGTGATGTTGAGTTTTGCTTGGATTGCTGCTGATTATCTTGCCCGCATTAAAATCAAGCGCAGGAGGACAGAAAATGACATCTCCTCTAAGCCCATCGATTATTTGGGGAGGTACCTCgttgataaaatatga
- the LOC142555062 gene encoding large ribosomal RNA subunit accumulation protein YCED homolog 2, chloroplastic has protein sequence MAARLSPNNHITVAERINRSISIPPYNYHFLIKRNPQQVCPYMPKASNKYTQQHSQLISMQQLPKKKLKSRLVTISLSDGGWHGKWNCDYIFSLRQLLHQQDVPDDVDKDADVSITLCIEKHAGLGMSVEGRMKTCFTRKCCNCCTPYLRQIDTAFKVWILPSRSSSKQSDDDHQLLPDIGGDDTSVIYVKPGCEADLDSLIQDTICLATSIRETCSEVCENSEPKLHHLGAQNAASIDKRWYKLLELKNTIS, from the exons ATGGCTGCGAGATTATCACCTAATAATCATATAACAGTGGCTGAAAGAATTAACAGATCAATCTCAATTCCACCGTATAATTATCACTTCTTGATCAAGCGTAATCCGCAGCAAGTATGCCCGTATATGCCCAAAGCTTCAAACAAATATACCCAGCAACATTCCCAACTAATTTCGATGCAGCAG TTGCCCAAAAAGAAGTTGAAATCGAGGTTAGTCACTATATCCCTGTCTGATGGGGGATGGCATGGAAAATGGAATTGcgattatatattttctttaagACAGCTTCTTCATCAACAAGATGTACCCGATGATGTTGAtaaagatgctgatgtttccatcaCTCTCTGCATAGAAAAG CATGCTGGACTTGGGATGTCAGTGGAAGGAAGAATGAAGACATGCTTCACTAGAAAATGCTGCAATTGCTGCACCCCTTACCTTAGACAG ATTGATACAGCATTTAAAGTATGGATTCTTCCATCAAGAAGCAGCAGCAAGCAGTCCGATGATGATCATCAACTGCTCCCCGATATTGGTGGCGATGATACTTC GGTCATTTACGTGAAACCTGGATGTGAAGCTGACCTTGATTCCCTCATACAGGATACCATCTGCCTCGCGACATCTATCAGA GAGACTTGCTCAGAAGTTTGTGAGAATTCGGAACCTAAATTGCACC ATTTAGGCGCACAGAACGCGGCCTCCATTGACAAAAGATGGTATAAACTATTAGAGCTAAAGAATACTATctcctga